A genomic window from Salvia hispanica cultivar TCC Black 2014 chromosome 5, UniMelb_Shisp_WGS_1.0, whole genome shotgun sequence includes:
- the LOC125186155 gene encoding protein CUP-SHAPED COTYLEDON 2-like codes for MGLRDIGQSLPPGFRFNPSDEELVCHYLHKRIANEKLVRGTLLEIDLHTCDPWHLPDVAKLNSEEWYFFSFHDCKYATGYRTNQATISGYWKPTGKDRVVLDPTTRAIVGMRKTLVFYKHRAPNGVKTGWIMHEFRLENPLMPPKED; via the exons ATGGGTCTTAGAGACATTGGGCAGTCATTACCTCCGGGATTTAGGTTTAATCCGAGTGATGAAGAGCTGGTTTGCCATTATCTTCATAAGAGGATTGCTAATGAAAAACTTGTTAGAGGCACTTTACTCGAAATCGATCTACATACTTGTGACCCGTGGCACCTACCTG ATGTGGCGAAGCTGAATTCAGAGGAGTGGTACTTCTTTAGCTTCCACGATTGTAAATACGCAACCGGTTACAGGACAAACCAGGCCACCATCTCTGGCTATTGGAAGCCCACCGGCAAGGATCGTGTTGTGCTCGACCCTACTACCCGGGCCATTGTGGGGATGAGAAAAACACTGGTTTTTTACAAGCATAGGGCTCCCAATGGGGTCAAAACTGGATGGATCATGCATGAATTTCGCCTTGAGAACCCACTAATGCCTCCTAAg GAAGACTAG